A genomic segment from Blastococcus sp. PRF04-17 encodes:
- a CDS encoding gluconokinase, with protein MTTAAEPSTTVVVMGVSGSGKTTLAEGLVARLGWEFAEGDEFHPPENVAKMRAGIPLDDGDREPWLRSLADWIGEREAAGRSVVVTCSALKRTYRDVLRDGHPSVWFAHVSVDREVLRDRLGRRTGHYMPASLLDSQLALLEPLAEEEPGTTVSGDGTPEAVVEELVARLPGR; from the coding sequence GTGACCACAGCAGCGGAACCGTCGACGACCGTCGTGGTCATGGGCGTCTCCGGTTCGGGGAAGACGACCCTGGCCGAGGGACTCGTGGCCCGCCTGGGCTGGGAGTTCGCCGAGGGAGACGAGTTCCATCCCCCGGAGAACGTGGCGAAGATGCGGGCCGGCATCCCGCTGGACGACGGCGACCGGGAGCCGTGGTTGCGGAGCCTCGCGGACTGGATCGGGGAGCGGGAGGCGGCCGGGCGTTCCGTCGTCGTCACGTGCTCGGCGCTGAAGCGGACCTACCGCGACGTCCTGCGGGACGGGCACCCCTCGGTCTGGTTCGCGCACGTCTCGGTCGACCGCGAGGTGCTGCGCGACCGGCTGGGCCGGCGTACCGGTCACTACATGCCCGCGTCCCTCCTGGACAGCCAGCTGGCGCTGCTCGAGCCGCTGGCGGAGGAGGAGCCCGGGACGACCGTCTCCGGGGACGGCACGCCGGAGGCCGTCGTCGAGGAGCTCGTGGCCCGCCTGCCCGGGCGCTGA